One Rhizoctonia solani chromosome 1, complete sequence DNA window includes the following coding sequences:
- a CDS encoding pectate lyase, with protein MISLTSLAIALLAAKNVAAVGSPFGYATGTTGGNSAAQAIPTSAAQLKSWLEDNVTRNILLDRTYDFTDTEGNISGKMCKSWTCSPNPQLILDTGSGCGSSASTTATYKKAGTSGIKVKSNKTIVGKGTSGWMQVKGKGLTLSNVSNVIIQNIRISDLNPQYVWGGDALYIDNSSKVWVDHNYFKNVGRQFIATGFGAAKQVTISNNYFDGQSTWSTGCDQHHYWALLFAGNGDQITFARNYMYFTAGRGPHIGGTNGYTLTLHMYNNYFNDITGHAIDADTGSKILIEGNYFNKVKTPSTGSTKGAAFAPTSSSMNSQCSGSLGRNCVSNTLAGGSGSLTNTANSGILSSFTASTVKTASIMDPAQVPSYVTSNAGLGKVN; from the exons ATGATCTCCCTCACCTCCTTGGCGATTGCCCTCCTTGCCGCGAAGAATGTCGCGGCTGTTGGTAGCCCCTTCGGGTACGCGACTGGTACCACCGGAGGCAACAGCGCTGCCCAGGCCATCCCTACGTCTGCTGCTCAACTTAAGAGCTG GCTAGAGGATAACGTCACCCGGAATATTCTGTTGGATCGCACGTATGACTTTACCGATACTGAG GGGAATATCAGTGGGAAAATGTGCAAGTCGTGGACTTGCTCGCCAAACCCTCAGCTCATTCTCGACACAGGAAGTGGATGTGGATCGAGTGCTTCG ACTACTGCTACCTACAAGAAGGCTGGTACCTCTGGTATCAAAGTGAAGTCTAACAAGACGATTGTTGGGAAAGGCACCTCTGGATGGATGCAAGT CAAAGGGAAGGGCTTGACGCTGAGCAATGTTAGCAACGTGATCATCCAAAACATTCGTATCTCGGACCTCAATCCCCAATACGTTTGGGGAGGTGATGCCCTATACATTGATAACTCTAGCAAAGTCTGG GTCGACCACAACTAC TTCAAGAACGTTGGTCGCCAGTTTATCGCTACC GGCTTCGGTGCCGCAAAGCAAGTCACTATCTCTAACAACTACTTTGATGGTCAATC TACCTGGTC AACTGGATGTGATC AACATCATTACTGGGCTCTATTGTTCGCTGGCAATGGAGACCAAATCACTTTTGCTCGTAACTA CATGTATTTCACCGC TGGCCGTGGGCCCCATATTGGAGGTACTAACGGATACACTC TGACCTTGCACATGTACAACAA CTACTTCAACGACATCACTGGCCATGCAATCGATGCCGATACCGGATCCAAGATCTTGATTGAGGGCAACTACTTCAACAAG GTCAAGACACCGTCCACCGGAAGCACAAAGGGAGCTGCATTCGCACCCACATCCTCGTCCATGAACTCCCAATGCTCTGGCTCTCTGGGCCGAAACTGCGTGTCAAACACATT GGCGGGCGGGTCGGGTAGCCTCACCAATACGGCCAACAGCGGCATTCTGAGCTCTTTCACTGCG TCGACGGTAAAGACTGCCTCGATCATGGATCCTGCCCAGGTTCCATCTTATGTTACGTCCAACGCTGGCCTCGGAAAAGTCAACTAG
- a CDS encoding Retrovirus-related Pol polyprotein from transposon TNT 1-94 — MEAVGQQGILSNHPQYGGWCHEQYVDTTLANKAWMQIVEHWEGKGMQLLSFLYQQLMSTKIKEEEDLTTGFNLIKSTVSKIKTLGESISNFLLAQIIMNALPLSYAIISTVIQTSMQQAAITSNAICKAALQEEEHQQKGGGITAIKEQPKREEKDLGPPCANCSKPGQTKQECWAKGGGAKGTGPQQRQQNSKQLKDKFNKSQANCHKQRKIELARIEPA, encoded by the exons ATGGAAGCAGTGGGACAACAAGGCATTCTTTCAAATCACCCTCAATATGGAGGATGGTGTCATGAACAATATGTTGAcacaacattggcaaacAAAGCCTGGATGCAGATTGTTGAGCACTGGGAAGGCAAGGGCATGCAATTGCTGTCCTTCCTATACCAACAATTAATGAGCACAaaaatcaaggaagaagaggaccTTACCACTGGGTTCAATTTGATAAAATCAACAGTCTCAAAAATCAAGACACTTGGAGAGTCCATCAGCAATTTCCTACTTGCTCAGATAATCATGAATGCGCTCCCACTGTCCTATGCAATCATCAGCACTGTCATCCAGACATCTATGCAGCAGGCAGCCATCACATCCAATGCCATATGCAAAGCTGCATTACAAGAGGAAGAACATCAGCAAAAAGGTGGAGGGATTACTGCAAT CAAGGAACAACCCAAAAGGGAAGAAAAGGACCTAGGTCCTCCTTGTGCCAACTGTTCAAAGCCTGGTCAGACCAAGCAGGAATGCTGGGCAAAAGGTGGTGGAGCCAAAGGCACTGGTCCCCAGCAGAGACAgcagaactcaaagcagttGAAAGACAAGTTCAACAAGTCCCAAGCcaactgtcataaacagaggaaaatagaactagccagaattgaaccagcttga
- a CDS encoding Retrovirus-related Pol polyprotein from transposon TNT 1-94 has product MLCNCHGIETPVFMKSMLHVPKLNANLMLVKELTQGGTNVLFCKSFGAILVGNQGNGPEIGFAKEISGQLYKVKCIVKHTKVNTYMAIVKSKSINNRDNIDAGKFVSYAAGKIAHADLETWHRQLGHVSYKYILDMFWNSSVRRMDTVGKHSPPQSP; this is encoded by the coding sequence ATGTTATGCAACTGTCATGGCATTGAAACTCCTGTGTTCATGAAGTCCATGCTGCACGTACCCAAATTAAATGCAAACTTAATGTTGGTCAAAGAACTCACCCAAGGAGGCACCAATGTGCTCTTCTGTAAATCATTTGGTGCAATTCTTGTAGGCAACCAAGGCAATGGGCCTGAAATAGGCTTTGCTAAAGAAATATCTGGTCAGCTATACAAAGTTAAATGCATTGTAAAACATACCAAGGTCAACACATACATGGCTATTGTCAAGTCCAAAAGCATTAACAACAGGGACAATATTGATGCAGGCAAATTTGTTTCATATGCTGCTGGGAAAATTGCACATGCAGACCTTGAGACCTGGCACAGACAATTGGGTCATGTCAGCTACAAGTACATTCTTGACATGTTTTGGAACAGCTCAGTACGCAGAATGGACACTGTAGGAAAGCACTCACCTCCACAATCTCCATGA